In the Nitrospirales bacterium LBB_01 genome, one interval contains:
- the fusA gene encoding elongation factor G — MSERFSLEKTRNIGIMAHIDAGKTTTTERILYYTGVTYKIGEVHDGTAVMDWMPQEQERGITITSAATTCYWKDNKINIIDTPGHVDFTIEVERSLRVLDGAVILLDSVSGVEPQTETVWRQAERYEVPRIAFLNKMDRVGSDFYMSVDSMVEKLGANPVPLQIPMGSEEKFRGPIDLVRMKAYYFDDEALGSSYVEDEIPTELMELALKYREKLLESVSELDDAIMEKYLGGIEITELEITEAIRKGVAARLITPVLCGAAFKNKGVQMLLDGIIKYLPSPLDVEAIKGINPDDNSEAIRMASYDEPFAALAFKIMTDPYVGQLSFIRVYSGVLASGSYVYNSSKLKKERISRLLRIHANKREEIDEVCVGDIAAIVGLKNTLTGDTLCFEKSPVILESMKFPEPVISVAIEPKTKDDRDKLFQSLGKLTQEDPSFKMSYNEETGQTLISGMGELHLEIITDRLIREFKVGANVGKPQVAYREAIKDSAEAEGKYIRQTGGRGQYGHVKIRIEPLGRGTGFEFENKIIGGSVPREYISAVEAGMREAVNVGVVAGYPIVDVKATLYDGSYHEVDSSEMAFKIAGSMALKEAVARAKPVLLEPIMSVEVVTPEDYMGDVIGDLNSRRGKIHQINKRGKTQVIEAHVPLSEMFGYATDLRSNSQGRASYTMQLALYEELPKSVADEVIKKIKGL, encoded by the coding sequence ATGTCTGAACGATTCTCACTGGAAAAAACCCGCAATATCGGTATTATGGCTCATATTGACGCTGGTAAAACGACAACTACGGAGAGGATTCTCTACTACACTGGAGTTACCTATAAGATAGGCGAGGTTCATGATGGCACTGCCGTAATGGACTGGATGCCACAGGAGCAGGAGCGTGGGATTACTATAACGTCGGCTGCAACTACCTGTTATTGGAAAGACAACAAGATTAATATAATAGATACGCCCGGCCACGTGGATTTCACCATAGAGGTGGAAAGGTCGCTGCGAGTTCTTGACGGGGCAGTGATACTGCTTGACTCTGTTTCAGGTGTGGAGCCTCAAACTGAAACCGTATGGAGACAGGCGGAGCGATATGAAGTGCCAAGGATAGCGTTTCTTAACAAGATGGACAGAGTGGGCTCGGATTTTTATATGTCAGTTGATTCTATGGTGGAAAAACTAGGAGCAAATCCGGTTCCTTTACAAATACCAATGGGTTCTGAGGAAAAATTCAGAGGGCCAATTGATCTTGTTAGGATGAAGGCCTATTACTTTGATGACGAGGCATTAGGTTCAAGCTATGTAGAGGACGAGATTCCCACCGAGTTAATGGAGTTAGCCCTTAAGTACAGAGAAAAACTCCTTGAGTCAGTTTCTGAGCTTGACGATGCGATAATGGAAAAGTATCTGGGTGGAATTGAGATAACTGAGCTGGAGATAACTGAGGCAATAAGAAAAGGTGTAGCAGCCAGACTGATAACACCAGTGCTGTGCGGAGCAGCATTTAAAAACAAAGGAGTGCAGATGCTCCTTGACGGCATAATAAAATACCTGCCATCGCCGCTTGACGTTGAAGCTATTAAGGGAATTAATCCTGATGACAACAGCGAAGCGATTCGCATGGCCTCATATGATGAGCCGTTTGCAGCGCTTGCTTTTAAGATAATGACCGACCCTTATGTCGGACAGTTATCTTTTATCAGGGTTTATTCGGGAGTTTTAGCTAGCGGCTCATACGTTTATAATTCATCAAAACTAAAAAAAGAAAGAATCAGCAGACTTTTACGAATACACGCTAATAAGAGAGAAGAGATAGACGAGGTATGTGTTGGCGATATAGCGGCAATTGTTGGGCTTAAAAATACACTTACCGGCGACACTCTATGTTTTGAGAAGAGTCCGGTCATTCTGGAGTCTATGAAATTCCCTGAGCCTGTTATCTCAGTAGCGATTGAACCTAAGACAAAAGACGACAGGGATAAATTGTTTCAGTCATTAGGAAAACTTACACAAGAAGACCCATCTTTTAAGATGTCATATAATGAGGAGACCGGTCAAACACTTATATCCGGTATGGGTGAGCTTCATCTTGAGATTATAACAGACCGTTTGATAAGAGAATTTAAGGTAGGAGCAAATGTGGGAAAACCACAGGTTGCATACAGAGAGGCCATAAAGGACAGCGCCGAAGCCGAGGGTAAGTACATTAGGCAAACTGGAGGCAGAGGGCAGTACGGCCATGTTAAGATAAGGATAGAGCCTCTTGGGAGAGGAACAGGGTTTGAGTTTGAAAATAAGATAATCGGCGGATCGGTTCCGAGAGAGTATATATCAGCTGTAGAGGCAGGCATGAGGGAGGCAGTAAATGTTGGTGTTGTGGCAGGGTATCCGATAGTGGACGTAAAGGCCACATTATACGACGGCTCTTATCATGAGGTGGACTCATCTGAGATGGCTTTCAAAATTGCCGGCTCTATGGCGTTAAAGGAAGCTGTAGCCAGGGCAAAACCTGTGCTTTTGGAGCCGATTATGAGTGTTGAGGTTGTGACCCCCGAAGACTACATGGGGGACGTTATTGGAGACCTAAACTCACGACGTGGAAAGATACACCAGATAAATAAAAGAGGTAAGACACAGGTAATTGAGGCACATGTGCCTCTGTCTGAGATGTTTGGATATGCAACCGATTTAAGGTCAAATAGTCAGGGCAGGGCAAGCTACACAATGCAGCTTGCCCTGTACGAAGAGCTCCCTAAAAGTGTTGCTGATGAGGTAATAAAAAAAATTAAGGGACTCTAA
- the rpsG gene encoding 30S ribosomal protein S7: protein MPRRRVAEKKEILPDPLYNSKLVGKFINILVEDGKKAIAERICYGAFEVIKTKTSEDPLKVFKTSIENVKPLIEVKPRRVGGATYQVPVEIRPQRRLALAFRWIINYARGRNEKTMTDRLAGELVDAFNNVGSSIKKKEDTHKMAEANKAFAHYRW from the coding sequence ATGCCAAGAAGAAGAGTAGCTGAGAAAAAAGAAATATTGCCCGACCCCTTGTATAACAGCAAGCTGGTCGGAAAGTTCATTAACATCCTGGTTGAGGATGGCAAAAAGGCGATAGCAGAGCGTATCTGTTACGGTGCCTTTGAAGTTATCAAAACCAAAACAAGCGAGGATCCTCTAAAGGTGTTTAAGACATCGATTGAAAATGTTAAGCCGCTTATAGAAGTAAAACCGCGCAGGGTTGGAGGAGCAACATATCAGGTGCCTGTGGAGATAAGGCCACAAAGAAGGCTTGCTCTGGCTTTCAGATGGATAATAAACTATGCACGAGGCCGTAATGAAAAAACGATGACGGACCGGCTTGCCGGAGAGCTCGTTGATGCTTTTAACAATGTTGGAAGTTCTATTAAAAAGAAGGAAGATACGCACAAAATGGCAGAAGCTAACAAAGCGTTCGCTCACTACAGATGGTAG
- a CDS encoding 30S ribosomal protein S12 codes for MPTISQLVRKGREQVIKKTKSPALEECPQRRGVCVRVYTTTPKKPNSALRKVARVRLTNGFEVTAYIPGVGHNLQEHSIVLIRGGRVKDLPGVRYHIIRGTLDTTGVADRRRGRSKYGAKKPK; via the coding sequence TTGCCGACTATATCGCAGTTAGTCAGGAAAGGTAGAGAACAGGTCATTAAAAAGACCAAGAGCCCCGCATTGGAGGAGTGTCCTCAGAGAAGGGGTGTGTGTGTGAGAGTTTATACAACTACGCCCAAGAAACCGAACTCGGCATTGAGAAAGGTTGCCAGAGTGAGATTGACAAACGGCTTTGAAGTAACGGCCTATATACCTGGGGTTGGTCACAACCTACAGGAGCACTCGATAGTGTTGATAAGGGGAGGGCGTGTAAAAGACCTTCCCGGCGTACGTTATCATATTATAAGAGGAACACTTGATACAACAGGTGTTGCCGACAGAAGACGCGGGCGCTCTAAGTATGGAGCCAAAAAGCCTAAATGA
- a CDS encoding GNAT family N-acetyltransferase yields the protein MNQDELYRKKCAAEEAIFSHIRRGSRIFIGTGCAEPQYLVRALIKYAETHPKAFSDTEIFHVWSLGVTPYTNEKFKNNFRYNSFFIGGSVRAAVNEGMADYTPVFLSKVPGLFIRRIIPVDVALIQCSPPDTHGYMNLGVSVDIVKAALEVASMVVVQINSQSPIVHGDGFIHLNDIDFIVEADEPILQYQSDADCDTVQAIGRYVSTLIQDGDTLQVGYGSIPNAVMVHLSGKNNLGIHTELISDGIVDLIKNGNVNNIKKNINRSKTVASFAMGAQTTYDFINNNPSIEFRTIDYTNDPMVIASHDNMVAINSTLQLDLTGQASSESIGKIFYSGIGGQADFMRGAVLSKGGKTILTLQSTADVIDKNGAAQTVSRIVPLLSKGAGVTLNRGDIQYVVTEYGISYLHGKNIRERAMQLISISHPEFRPWLIEEAKRLNLIYKDQATVTGNYPSELETHKRLSSGMEIFVRPVKISDEPLMKEFFYSLSDDTLYRRFTSVRKDMPHERLQEFIAVDYRSKIVIVAIMQTGNVESIVGVAQYALSKDNFMAEVAFVVRDDYQGKGIGKELIKYLTFIALKQGLLGFIAETMSENHSMIALFKSLDATIERYDEDGSCSLRAIFKR from the coding sequence ATGAACCAGGATGAACTCTACCGCAAAAAATGTGCAGCTGAGGAGGCGATTTTCAGTCACATTAGGCGAGGCTCGAGGATTTTTATCGGCACCGGGTGTGCCGAACCGCAGTATCTGGTAAGAGCGCTGATAAAATATGCCGAGACTCACCCGAAGGCTTTTTCTGACACTGAGATTTTTCATGTTTGGTCACTTGGAGTAACCCCTTACACCAATGAAAAGTTTAAAAATAACTTCAGATACAATTCATTTTTTATTGGCGGCAGTGTCAGAGCGGCGGTGAATGAGGGAATGGCCGACTATACCCCAGTGTTCCTCTCTAAGGTGCCCGGGCTGTTTATACGGAGGATTATTCCTGTTGATGTGGCTCTGATACAGTGTTCACCACCGGATACACACGGCTACATGAATCTTGGTGTCAGTGTCGATATAGTCAAAGCTGCTCTTGAGGTAGCCTCTATGGTTGTTGTTCAGATAAATAGTCAAAGCCCCATTGTGCACGGTGACGGCTTCATTCACCTTAATGACATTGATTTCATTGTGGAGGCAGATGAGCCCATACTGCAATACCAGTCAGATGCTGACTGTGACACTGTACAAGCCATCGGACGATACGTATCAACATTGATTCAGGACGGCGATACTCTACAGGTTGGTTACGGGAGTATTCCAAATGCTGTGATGGTCCATCTGTCTGGAAAAAATAACTTAGGAATTCACACAGAGCTGATTTCAGACGGAATAGTTGACTTAATAAAAAACGGCAATGTTAACAATATTAAAAAAAACATAAACCGCAGCAAAACCGTTGCGTCTTTTGCAATGGGCGCTCAGACCACTTACGATTTTATTAACAACAATCCATCAATAGAGTTCAGAACCATAGATTATACGAATGATCCAATGGTGATAGCCTCGCACGACAATATGGTGGCAATAAACAGTACATTACAGTTGGATTTAACAGGACAGGCCTCCTCTGAATCCATAGGAAAGATTTTTTACAGCGGCATAGGGGGGCAGGCTGATTTCATGCGTGGAGCGGTTTTATCCAAAGGTGGTAAGACCATTTTAACTCTCCAGTCAACTGCCGATGTTATTGATAAAAATGGAGCAGCACAAACAGTTTCACGGATAGTTCCCCTGCTTAGCAAGGGGGCAGGGGTAACACTTAATCGTGGCGATATTCAGTATGTTGTAACAGAGTATGGAATCAGCTATCTTCACGGCAAAAATATCAGAGAACGGGCAATGCAGCTTATATCCATATCTCATCCAGAGTTCAGACCGTGGCTTATTGAGGAGGCTAAGAGACTTAACTTAATCTATAAAGATCAAGCTACTGTTACAGGCAACTATCCATCAGAGCTTGAAACGCACAAGAGACTTAGCTCCGGCATGGAGATTTTTGTCAGACCGGTTAAGATAAGCGATGAGCCGCTTATGAAGGAGTTTTTTTATTCTCTCTCTGACGATACGCTCTATAGGCGCTTTACTTCAGTAAGAAAAGACATGCCCCATGAGAGACTTCAGGAGTTTATTGCTGTTGATTACAGGTCTAAAATTGTTATTGTTGCTATTATGCAAACGGGTAATGTGGAGAGTATTGTCGGAGTTGCCCAGTATGCACTTTCTAAGGATAATTTTATGGCTGAAGTTGCCTTTGTAGTCAGAGATGACTATCAGGGAAAGGGAATAGGGAAGGAGTTGATTAAATATCTGACATTTATAGCACTAAAACAGGGACTTCTTGGTTTTATTGCAGAAACCATGTCAGAAAACCATTCAATGATTGCCTTATTTAAGTCACTGGATGCTACCATAGAAAGATACGACGAGGATGGCTCGTGTTCTCTTAGGGCGATTTTTAAGCGTTGA
- a CDS encoding mechanosensitive ion channel yields the protein MSVLSYDMLLRSVDSHLIWLKGNIFVLSSLIQILLVAAIIVLVSIFKKPIKSFAKKSTDRFSFAESGYSLVIRNILDHISGIIIALLLLFARHVSVELHHQTKILQLAANIYIACIAISIVSTAIKKKEIAKAVKIVVLILTCLNILGLLAPLMALLDGIGFMFTGTKISVLTLIEGVALTALVFSVGNFIVDSISVKISKTSGLNPTLEVLFLKLSKTLVVIISAAAGLEMAGFSLKSLHYFSGALGIGIGFGLKNIFSNYISGIILLIDKSIKPGDVIEVGDRFGWITDLRARYVSLRTRDGKEYIIPNEELITHRVVSWSHSDNRIRIVLPVGISYDSDVRLAMNLAVDAAKSVQRVLKDPEPVCRFTEFADSSLNLSLRAWISDPQNGIANVKSEINLGILDRFNSNNIKIPYPQRDVHIN from the coding sequence ATGAGCGTTCTGTCGTACGATATGCTCTTGAGGTCTGTTGACTCTCACCTTATATGGTTAAAGGGTAATATCTTTGTCCTTAGCTCCTTGATTCAGATTTTGTTGGTAGCTGCTATTATAGTTTTAGTAAGTATTTTTAAAAAGCCGATAAAATCCTTTGCTAAGAAGTCCACAGACAGGTTTAGCTTTGCTGAAAGCGGTTATTCGCTGGTTATCAGAAATATATTAGATCATATAAGCGGCATTATAATTGCTCTGCTGCTTCTTTTTGCCCGTCATGTATCAGTGGAGTTACACCATCAAACCAAAATTTTACAACTGGCAGCTAACATCTATATTGCATGTATAGCTATAAGCATTGTGTCAACAGCTATAAAGAAAAAAGAAATTGCAAAGGCTGTAAAAATTGTAGTTTTGATACTTACCTGTCTTAATATTCTGGGTTTACTCGCTCCTCTAATGGCACTGCTGGACGGTATAGGTTTTATGTTTACAGGCACAAAAATCAGTGTATTGACCCTCATAGAAGGGGTTGCATTAACCGCACTGGTGTTCTCTGTCGGAAACTTTATTGTAGATAGTATTTCGGTAAAGATTTCAAAAACATCAGGGCTAAACCCGACACTTGAGGTGTTGTTTCTAAAGCTGTCAAAAACTCTGGTTGTTATCATCTCAGCGGCTGCTGGGCTTGAGATGGCAGGATTTAGTCTTAAGTCGCTTCATTACTTTAGCGGTGCTCTGGGTATAGGTATAGGTTTTGGTCTAAAAAATATATTTTCCAATTATATAAGTGGAATAATACTGCTAATTGATAAATCCATAAAGCCTGGAGACGTAATCGAGGTTGGTGACAGATTTGGATGGATAACCGATTTAAGGGCAAGATACGTTTCTCTAAGGACAAGGGATGGCAAGGAGTATATAATCCCAAACGAGGAATTAATAACCCATAGAGTTGTCAGTTGGTCGCACTCCGACAATCGTATAAGAATTGTGCTGCCGGTGGGTATATCGTATGACTCTGATGTAAGGCTGGCAATGAATTTAGCCGTGGATGCGGCAAAGAGTGTGCAGCGAGTGCTCAAGGACCCTGAGCCTGTGTGCAGATTTACAGAGTTTGCAGACAGCTCCTTAAATCTCTCACTGAGAGCATGGATAAGTGATCCGCAAAACGGCATTGCTAACGTAAAAAGCGAGATTAACCTTGGAATACTGGACAGATTCAACTCTAACAATATAAAAATCCCATATCCGCAAAGAGACGTGCATATAAATTAA
- a CDS encoding isocitrate/isopropylmalate dehydrogenase family protein: MTHNVTLIPGDGTGPEITEAVVRVVEAAGVKFNWDVQNAGIDVFEAEGNPLPQRVIESIKKNKVAIKGPVTTPVGGGFRSVNVTLRQELDLYACLRPCKAYEGARTRFPEVDIVIVRENTEDLYAGIEFKKDDENTLSLIDFIKSKIGKTIRSDSGISIKPISVFGTERIVRFAFDYARANGRRKVTSVHKANIMKFSDGLFLEVSKKVAESYPDIEFEDRIIDNMCMQLVQKPEQYDVLVLPNLYGDVVSDLAAGLIGGLGLAPGANIGTEMAVFEATHGSAPKYKGLNKVNPIAMMLSAIMMLNYLGEKDAASALDSAIAKIIREGKDVTYDMKPSPDDKTAVGTSGVADAICKILKSG; encoded by the coding sequence ATGACGCACAATGTAACGTTAATTCCCGGGGACGGTACAGGCCCTGAGATAACTGAAGCAGTGGTAAGGGTTGTTGAGGCTGCCGGAGTAAAGTTTAACTGGGATGTGCAAAATGCAGGAATTGACGTGTTTGAGGCTGAGGGAAATCCCCTTCCTCAAAGAGTTATAGAAAGCATAAAGAAAAACAAAGTGGCAATAAAGGGCCCGGTAACAACCCCTGTTGGCGGAGGGTTTAGAAGCGTCAATGTAACTTTGCGGCAGGAGCTTGACCTTTATGCCTGTCTAAGACCATGTAAGGCTTATGAAGGGGCGCGCACAAGGTTTCCTGAAGTGGATATTGTAATAGTTAGAGAAAACACCGAGGACCTCTACGCAGGGATTGAGTTTAAGAAAGACGATGAGAACACCCTGTCACTGATTGATTTTATAAAGTCAAAAATCGGCAAAACTATAAGAAGTGATTCAGGAATAAGCATAAAGCCGATTTCCGTGTTTGGTACGGAACGTATTGTGCGGTTTGCCTTTGACTACGCACGAGCTAATGGCAGACGGAAGGTGACGTCGGTGCATAAGGCTAATATAATGAAGTTTTCCGATGGTCTGTTTCTTGAGGTATCAAAAAAAGTAGCGGAGTCGTACCCTGACATAGAGTTTGAAGACAGAATCATAGATAACATGTGTATGCAGCTTGTGCAAAAGCCGGAGCAGTATGACGTGCTGGTGCTGCCAAATCTCTACGGCGATGTGGTGTCGGATTTAGCTGCTGGTTTAATAGGCGGGCTGGGGCTTGCGCCTGGAGCCAACATTGGAACAGAAATGGCAGTGTTTGAAGCCACTCATGGCAGCGCCCCCAAGTATAAGGGGCTAAACAAGGTAAACCCTATCGCTATGATGCTCTCCGCCATAATGATGCTTAACTACCTTGGAGAGAAAGATGCCGCATCTGCGCTTGACAGCGCTATTGCTAAAATAATCAGAGAAGGCAAAGATGTAACCTATGACATGAAGCCCAGCCCAGATGACAAAACTGCTGTGGGTACCTCCGGTGTTGCCGATGCCATCTGTAAGATACTTAAAAGTGGTTAA
- a CDS encoding homocitrate synthase, producing MESKKQNSTVHIIDVTNRDGVQTSRILLPKLSKTMLNLYLDEMGIYQSEVGFPTLKHEIGYINANLKLFKKGVIKQIHLEGWCRAVTEDVELTFKNCPDIKHLNISASTSDILIRGKFMGKKTFKDVIDQMVKAVKAARDLGVETLGVNAEDASRTDLGAIEEFIIAGKEAGADRFRYCDTLGAEGPISIYEKIKELSEKTNFPIEMHCHNDLGMAEAISIAGARAATMCGLDTYINTTVNGYGERSGNADLVSILLALKYSNHFADKVYLMDNVNLKHSWRIAKYASYAFGLPLPINQPGVGANVFAHESGIHADGALKDRRNYELYDPEDVGRGHSDLLGTGRVITTGAYGGIKGFRHVYDNLGVYFANDDEARDILELVQYANLHTQKPLTDDELKFIASNPDEVREILRVTL from the coding sequence ATGGAAAGTAAGAAACAAAACAGCACAGTCCATATAATTGACGTGACCAACAGAGATGGCGTTCAAACATCAAGGATACTTCTGCCAAAGCTCTCCAAAACCATGCTTAATCTCTATTTGGATGAGATGGGAATTTACCAGAGCGAGGTAGGGTTCCCAACACTTAAGCACGAAATAGGCTACATTAACGCCAATCTCAAACTGTTCAAAAAAGGGGTTATCAAGCAGATTCATCTTGAAGGGTGGTGCAGGGCTGTCACAGAAGATGTAGAGTTAACATTTAAGAACTGCCCGGATATAAAGCACTTAAACATTTCGGCCTCTACGTCGGATATTTTGATTCGGGGCAAGTTTATGGGCAAAAAAACCTTTAAAGACGTTATAGATCAAATGGTAAAGGCAGTAAAGGCTGCGCGTGACCTTGGGGTAGAGACCCTCGGAGTTAACGCTGAGGATGCCTCTCGGACGGATTTGGGCGCTATAGAGGAGTTTATTATTGCCGGCAAAGAGGCAGGAGCTGACCGTTTCCGGTACTGCGACACGCTGGGCGCTGAGGGGCCAATCTCTATTTATGAAAAAATAAAAGAACTGTCAGAAAAAACAAATTTCCCGATAGAAATGCACTGTCACAACGATTTAGGAATGGCAGAGGCAATCTCAATTGCCGGAGCAAGGGCAGCAACCATGTGCGGTTTGGATACATACATAAACACAACAGTCAACGGTTATGGAGAGCGCTCAGGCAATGCCGATCTCGTATCCATTTTGCTTGCGCTTAAGTACTCTAACCATTTTGCCGACAAGGTTTATCTCATGGACAATGTGAACTTAAAGCATTCGTGGAGAATCGCTAAGTACGCCTCGTATGCGTTTGGTTTGCCGCTGCCGATAAATCAGCCCGGAGTCGGAGCTAACGTGTTTGCTCACGAGTCAGGGATTCACGCTGACGGCGCTCTTAAAGACAGAAGAAACTATGAACTCTACGACCCTGAGGACGTAGGACGCGGGCACTCTGATTTGCTTGGCACAGGGCGCGTTATAACCACTGGAGCCTACGGCGGCATAAAGGGATTTCGCCACGTTTACGATAACCTTGGCGTTTATTTTGCTAACGATGATGAGGCACGCGACATACTTGAGCTTGTTCAGTACGCTAACCTGCACACGCAAAAGCCGCTGACCGATGACGAGTTAAAATTCATAGCCAGCAACCCCGATGAGGTAAGAGAGATTCTGAGGGTTACCCTATGA
- a CDS encoding acetyl-CoA C-acetyltransferase produces MREVVIVGGVRTPVGAFGGTLKDVSAIDLGALVIKEAFKRAGLRPVVSDEMRANAPDKLKEQGTIELEKKAQDWDSSLKAVTVDDVIIGNVVQAGQGQNPGRQAMIRGGIPKETPAMTINKVCSSGLKAIALGATSIMAGEADVIVAGGMESMSNIPFASLQARWGYRMALTGVGELHDLMVFDGLYEIFYGYHMGITAENIVDLYGISRQEQDELSLLSHNRAMKAIKDGTFAKEIVPVVIKGRKGDTIIDTDERPMETNMEKLGKMKPAFKKDGSVTAGNASGINDGAAAVIMMSADKAKELGLKPYLKVKGFAAGGLDPAYMGLGPIPAIRKLLKANKLTVKDIDMWELNEAFAAQAIGCLRELGLPNDKPNELGSGISIGHPIGCTGARQMVTGMNLMQRNGYKHGIISMCIGGGMGFAMLVENAG; encoded by the coding sequence ATGAGAGAAGTGGTAATAGTGGGTGGAGTGAGGACGCCTGTTGGAGCATTTGGCGGCACGCTTAAGGATGTATCGGCGATAGATTTGGGGGCGCTGGTAATCAAAGAAGCCTTTAAAAGAGCAGGGCTTAGGCCGGTAGTAAGCGATGAGATGAGAGCCAATGCACCTGATAAGTTAAAAGAGCAGGGCACAATAGAGCTTGAAAAAAAGGCTCAGGATTGGGACTCTTCTCTTAAAGCCGTAACCGTTGACGATGTGATAATAGGCAATGTTGTACAGGCAGGGCAAGGGCAAAATCCCGGCAGACAGGCAATGATAAGGGGCGGAATACCTAAAGAGACTCCCGCCATGACTATCAACAAGGTATGCTCCTCCGGTTTAAAAGCTATAGCGCTGGGAGCAACGTCCATCATGGCAGGCGAGGCGGATGTTATCGTAGCTGGCGGTATGGAAAGCATGAGCAATATTCCGTTTGCCTCGCTTCAGGCACGGTGGGGTTATCGTATGGCTTTGACCGGTGTTGGCGAGCTTCATGATTTAATGGTATTTGATGGACTTTATGAGATATTTTATGGCTACCACATGGGGATAACTGCTGAGAATATAGTTGACCTCTACGGCATAAGCCGTCAGGAGCAGGATGAGCTTAGTCTCCTTAGCCACAACAGAGCCATGAAAGCTATCAAAGACGGCACATTTGCCAAAGAAATCGTACCCGTTGTGATAAAGGGCAGAAAAGGCGACACTATTATAGATACGGATGAGCGCCCTATGGAAACCAACATGGAAAAGCTGGGCAAAATGAAACCAGCATTTAAAAAAGACGGCTCAGTAACAGCCGGTAACGCCTCTGGAATTAATGACGGCGCCGCCGCTGTTATCATGATGTCGGCTGACAAAGCTAAAGAGCTTGGTCTTAAGCCTTATCTGAAAGTGAAAGGATTTGCCGCCGGCGGCCTTGACCCTGCATACATGGGACTAGGACCCATTCCAGCTATCAGAAAACTCCTTAAGGCTAATAAACTGACAGTAAAAGACATTGACATGTGGGAATTAAACGAGGCTTTTGCTGCTCAGGCAATAGGCTGTCTAAGGGAGCTTGGTTTACCCAATGATAAGCCCAATGAACTTGGAAGCGGTATATCAATAGGGCATCCAATTGGCTGTACCGGAGCAAGACAGATGGTAACCGGCATGAACCTCATGCAGCGCAATGGTTACAAACACGGCATTATCAGCATGTGCATAGGCGGTGGTATGGGCTTTGCTATGCTCGTTGAAAACGCCGGTTAA
- a CDS encoding HAMP domain-containing histidine kinase, protein MEKELVFSLSGRLASGLIHEIRNRLQSLESTRGLLDANWKELTEKKNPIYDYKFISEFSNDLTKMRNYTKNMSDLTYLFSSLIKRWGDTSLPVVEIIKKYTAMLQPAAKSNDVHIVIELPERDILKSITFPSIVLGQILTNLVLNSIHHNDKAYGLVKISLDYFPEQELPIIITVEDTGKGIHRKDYKKIFEPFVTTKVKDGVGLGLYIVYNLALNNGIAIELKSSYMYSGTIFQIKIPLILGQ, encoded by the coding sequence TTGGAAAAAGAACTTGTTTTCAGTCTCTCCGGCAGACTTGCAAGCGGTTTAATTCATGAAATCAGGAACAGACTACAATCGCTGGAAAGCACAAGAGGTCTTCTTGATGCAAACTGGAAAGAACTTACTGAAAAGAAAAACCCGATATATGACTATAAATTCATAAGCGAATTTTCAAATGACTTAACAAAGATGAGAAACTATACTAAAAATATGTCCGATCTAACATATCTTTTTTCATCTTTGATAAAGCGCTGGGGGGACACATCTCTGCCTGTTGTTGAAATAATCAAAAAATATACAGCAATGCTGCAACCTGCTGCTAAATCAAATGATGTCCATATAGTTATTGAATTACCGGAAAGAGATATTTTAAAGTCCATTACTTTTCCATCAATAGTGTTAGGTCAGATATTAACAAATCTTGTTTTAAATTCAATACACCATAATGATAAAGCATACGGACTTGTAAAAATTAGCTTAGACTATTTTCCGGAGCAGGAGTTACCTATCATTATTACCGTTGAAGATACAGGAAAGGGGATACACAGAAAAGATTACAAAAAGATATTTGAGCCTTTTGTTACTACAAAAGTCAAAGACGGCGTCGGCTTAGGTTTATACATAGTGTACAACCTGGCTCTTAACAATGGCATAGCCATTGAATTAAAAAGCAGCTATATGTATAGCGGTACAATATTTCAAATAAAAATACCGCTTATTCTTGGTCAATGA